In Daphnia magna isolate NIES linkage group LG7, ASM2063170v1.1, whole genome shotgun sequence, a single genomic region encodes these proteins:
- the LOC123474001 gene encoding uncharacterized protein LOC123474001: protein MTPSAPHGTSSIHNNGFEVGCSLPGSSTQTDSSHFTLENTRSLNQLTQTTPLTTHGTSSIHTNCFEVDGSLPGSFTETNATDDSPHVPLEKIRPLTQVCQMTPLAPRKRSSNRLGSTRIITDTPEKDKIEEDQRRKEEKEKKKEERERKKLLPRNIMKPSASVRKRKKSETREKENNVSNDSGEEYVLPININQHRTRAGRLVQRRTITDL from the exons ATGACACCATCTGCTCCACATGGAACTTCCTCTATTCATAACAATGGTTTTG aGGTTGGTTGTTCTTTACCAGGGTCCTCTACACAAACCGATTCATCACATTTTACTCTGGAGAATACAAGATCGCTCAATCAACTGACGCAAACGACACCACTTACTACACATGGAACCTCATCTATTCATACCAATTGTTTTG AGGTCGATGGTTCTTTACCAGGGTCCTTTACAGAAACCAATGCAACCGACGATTCACCACATGTTCCTCTGGAGAAGATTAGACCGCTCACCCAAGTGTGCCAAATGACTCCACTTGCTCCACGGAAAAGATCCAGCAATCGTTTAGGGAGTACTAGAATCATAACGGATACTccagaaaaagacaaaatcgAAGAAGACCAAAGAAggaaggaggaaaaagaaaaaaaaaaggaagaaagagaaaggaaaaagttgCTACCTCGGAATATTATGAAGCCATCAGCATCAGTcagaaaacggaagaaaagtgaaacacgtgaaaaggaaaacaatgtATCGAATGATAGTGGTGAGGAATACGTACTGCCAATCAACATCAACCAACACAGAACTAGAGCTGGCCGACTTGTTCAGCGAAGGACAATTACGGATTTGTAA